From Chryseobacterium salivictor, a single genomic window includes:
- a CDS encoding urea transporter: MKKVFEKVPFVDQVLKGVGQIMLQENSWTGVLFLIGIFLGSWQCGLAAVVAGASGTLTAKFLKYDQKEINAGMYGFSASLVGVALAFLFQATVLIWVLIIVGSVLAAIFQNFFIARKLRAFSFPFIVISWVFVYSLQHYTQIPPSDLMSVKFEDSKFIDVFTAIQGFGEVIFQGSPLSGFLFFLGVFIGSPVAALYGLAGSLLSAYISQLNGEALEHVHMGLFGFNAVLSAIFFSGHKKIDGLWVLIAVVITAVLNDLIVDYKILDAFGGVFTFPFVAATWLTLLLKKVVLKKSV, from the coding sequence ATGAAAAAAGTTTTCGAAAAAGTACCTTTTGTAGATCAGGTTCTGAAAGGAGTGGGACAAATTATGCTGCAGGAAAACAGTTGGACCGGCGTGCTTTTCCTCATCGGGATCTTTTTGGGAAGCTGGCAGTGTGGTCTCGCTGCAGTAGTGGCAGGTGCGTCTGGAACACTCACCGCCAAATTTCTAAAATATGATCAGAAAGAAATAAATGCCGGAATGTACGGGTTCAGCGCGTCTTTGGTGGGAGTTGCGCTGGCTTTCCTCTTTCAGGCAACGGTGTTGATATGGGTATTAATTATTGTGGGTTCAGTACTAGCGGCAATATTCCAAAACTTTTTTATCGCAAGGAAACTCCGCGCATTTTCATTCCCATTCATTGTTATCAGTTGGGTATTTGTTTATAGTCTGCAACATTATACACAAATACCGCCTTCAGATTTAATGTCTGTAAAATTCGAAGACTCAAAATTCATTGATGTGTTCACCGCGATCCAGGGTTTTGGTGAAGTAATCTTCCAAGGGAGCCCTCTATCCGGATTTTTATTTTTCCTGGGTGTTTTTATCGGTTCGCCTGTTGCGGCCCTGTACGGTCTGGCGGGCTCGTTATTGAGTGCCTACATTTCGCAGCTTAATGGGGAGGCGCTCGAACATGTGCACATGGGGCTTTTCGGGTTCAATGCTGTTCTGTCTGCCATCTTTTTTTCCGGGCATAAAAAGATTGATGGATTATGGGTACTCATCGCGGTTGTTATTACGGCCGTATTAAATGATTTAATAGTTGATTACAAGATTTTAGATGCATTCGGCGGCGTATTTACTTTCCCTTTTGTTGCAGCAACCTGGCTGACCTTACTGCTGAAAAAAGTGGTTTTGAAAAAATCAGTTTAG
- a CDS encoding urease accessory protein UreF produces MNKQFLATLLHISDPALPIGGYSHSNGLETYIQNRIVNDRKTAKEFVENMIRYNLKYNDGAFVKLAYDAAEKGELYEILKLDQECLALKAPMEIRQASQKLGLRFIKIFKRYRSSQLMEDYEAEIKKGNAFSNYCIAFGIYAHLLEIPLQDALFGFYYSSAAGMITNAVKLVPLGQLDGQDILFEMYPVIETTANETMELDRSYVGLCNTSFDIRCMQHERLYSRLYMS; encoded by the coding sequence ATGAATAAACAGTTCCTGGCAACACTGCTGCATATCTCAGACCCTGCGCTTCCTATTGGGGGCTACTCGCATTCCAACGGTCTGGAAACCTACATACAGAACAGGATTGTAAACGACCGCAAAACCGCGAAGGAATTTGTGGAAAACATGATCCGCTACAACCTGAAATACAATGACGGCGCGTTTGTAAAACTGGCCTATGATGCGGCAGAAAAAGGAGAATTATATGAAATCCTTAAACTGGATCAGGAATGCCTTGCACTGAAAGCGCCTATGGAGATCAGGCAGGCGAGCCAAAAACTTGGGCTGCGGTTTATTAAAATTTTTAAACGCTACCGCTCTTCCCAGCTTATGGAAGACTACGAAGCCGAAATTAAAAAAGGAAATGCGTTCTCCAATTACTGTATCGCTTTCGGAATCTACGCGCATCTACTGGAAATTCCATTGCAAGATGCACTCTTTGGCTTTTATTACAGTTCCGCTGCAGGAATGATCACCAATGCCGTGAAACTCGTTCCATTGGGTCAACTTGATGGGCAGGACATCCTATTCGAAATGTACCCCGTCATTGAAACAACAGCCAACGAAACCATGGAACTGGACCGCAGTTATGTAGGACTGTGCAACACGTCGTTCGATATCCGCTGCATGCAGCACGAAAGGCTATATTCAAGACTTTATATGTCTTAA
- the ureG gene encoding urease accessory protein UreG: MENRKYIKVGVAGPVGSGKTALLEKLSRKLYGIYDMGVITNDIYTKEDAEFMTHNSLLPRDRIIGVETGGCPHTAIREDASMNLEAVDELANRFPDIELIFIESGGDNLSATFSPDLADVTIFIIDVAEGEKIPRKGGPGITRSDLLVINKIDLAPYVGASLEVMENDSRRMRNGSPFVFTNLKTEEGLDKVIGWLKKYALLENAEEPELLR, encoded by the coding sequence ATGGAAAACAGAAAATATATTAAAGTAGGCGTAGCCGGTCCCGTAGGATCAGGCAAAACTGCACTGCTGGAAAAATTAAGCCGTAAACTTTATGGCATTTACGATATGGGCGTCATCACCAATGATATTTACACCAAAGAAGACGCCGAATTCATGACCCACAACAGCCTTCTGCCGCGCGACCGGATCATAGGCGTAGAAACCGGCGGGTGTCCCCACACCGCAATCCGCGAAGACGCAAGTATGAATCTGGAAGCGGTCGACGAGCTGGCCAACCGATTCCCCGATATCGAGCTGATCTTTATCGAAAGCGGTGGCGATAATCTCTCTGCTACTTTCAGCCCTGATCTTGCAGATGTCACCATCTTTATCATTGATGTTGCTGAAGGCGAAAAGATTCCGCGAAAAGGCGGCCCGGGAATCACACGCTCCGATCTTTTGGTGATCAACAAGATCGACCTGGCACCGTATGTAGGCGCAAGTCTTGAAGTGATGGAAAATGACTCCCGCCGGATGAGAAACGGATCACCGTTCGTTTTCACCAATCTGAAAACAGAAGAAGGCTTGGACAAAGTCATCGGATGGCTCAAAAAATATGCACTGCTGGAAAATGCGGAAGAACCGGAATTACTGAGATAA
- a CDS encoding response regulator, giving the protein MMNFKNNLLYGLGLSLLLLFISSMASFISIKNLIDSASMVKNSNRIIQDLDHVFSLVKDAETGQRGYLLSGDERFLEPYNNAKEKISEGINALSAEVTNTNRQTKNLEKLESSIITRVDILDRNLNHKKENKEVTPEQLLSGKKYMDEIRSTVTVMQKEEQAILKSRTEIMDKFASYTPWLIIVSAILAITITLVFYRKVLQDFNEKTKLTQELEKKNDETENRLIAIEKVAAQISRGDYNILWDQNAQETLGSVAGPLNRMAESLQSSFNTLAEKEWLSSTIAHLNDRMMGNKSMEKLATSILEEVTANTQSHVAAVYLQGEDNQLHLTGSYALADATARKPLKIGEGIAGEAFRSEKQIIVKDIPDDAVTISFATGSTKPKNIVALPITRHNLPLGVIELGSMHDYSARELEFLRSVAGNIGLAFYSAQSRIKLQELLEETQAQSEELQTQHSELENINAELEAQSQKLLASEEELRVQQEELMQSNQELEERTGLLEEKNALIEQRNTDIQQKSIELEQSTKYKSEFLANMSHELRTPLNSILLLSKLMTESDDLDEQYVEYAEVMQSSGQGLLILIDEILDLSKIESGKMTLEINEVPLAEITADMQMLFKPMAKEKNLALNIETDEEAAKILHTDKLRLEQILKNLLSNAIKFTSEGSITLHVSSDEKKEKVYFKVTDTGIGIPKDKIRMVFEAFQQADGSTQRKYGGTGLGLSISRELARLLGGEIQLQSTEGQGSEFTLVVPTDYQEGVALPAQNQEEATPYLVQEAEKLPERFVTDRIPQQIEDDRDDIQQGDKVILIIEDDTAFAKILLDFSRTKNYKAIVAVRGDAGIEMAQHFKPLAILLDIQLPIMDGWQVMEALKSNPETKPIPVHIMSSMKFKQESLLRGAVDFINKPFALEQMQEIFSKLENALNRSPKKVLIVEENEQHAKALSYFLSANNITTDIANNVSDSIESLHNREIDCVILDMGVPDRNAYETLETIKQNKGLEQLPIIVFTGKNLSKGEENRIKKYADSIVVKTAYSYQRILDEAGLFLHLVEEKNKQKHERMSGFGNEGELRNILKDKTVLIADDDVRNIFSLTKALEIHGMKVLPAMDGKEALKVLEKEPGIDVVLMDMMMPEMDGYETIREIRSSAQFRNLPVLAVTSKAMMGDREKCIAVGASDYISKPVDIDQLVSLLRVWLYDKI; this is encoded by the coding sequence ATGATGAATTTTAAAAATAATCTTCTGTATGGACTGGGACTGTCTCTGCTCCTTTTATTCATAAGTTCCATGGCTTCATTTATCAGTATTAAAAATCTGATAGACAGTGCTTCGATGGTAAAAAACAGCAACCGGATCATTCAGGATCTGGACCATGTTTTTTCTCTGGTAAAAGATGCCGAAACCGGTCAGCGCGGCTATTTATTAAGCGGCGACGAGCGTTTTCTGGAGCCCTATAACAATGCAAAGGAAAAAATATCAGAAGGCATCAATGCATTATCCGCTGAAGTGACCAATACCAACAGACAAACCAAAAATCTCGAAAAACTAGAGAGCAGTATTATCACGCGGGTTGATATTCTGGACCGGAATCTTAACCACAAAAAAGAAAACAAAGAGGTAACCCCTGAGCAGCTCCTCAGCGGAAAAAAATACATGGATGAAATCCGAAGTACCGTAACCGTTATGCAGAAAGAGGAACAGGCCATTCTGAAATCCCGCACGGAAATTATGGATAAGTTTGCCTCCTACACACCGTGGCTGATTATTGTTTCCGCCATTCTGGCCATCACCATTACGCTTGTTTTTTACCGCAAAGTTCTGCAGGACTTCAACGAAAAAACAAAACTCACGCAGGAGCTTGAAAAAAAGAATGACGAAACAGAAAACCGCCTCATCGCCATCGAAAAAGTAGCGGCACAAATCTCCCGTGGCGATTATAATATCCTTTGGGATCAGAACGCTCAGGAAACCCTGGGCAGTGTCGCTGGACCGCTCAACCGGATGGCAGAATCACTGCAGAGTTCATTTAACACCCTGGCAGAAAAAGAATGGCTGAGTTCTACCATTGCGCATCTGAACGACCGCATGATGGGAAACAAAAGCATGGAAAAACTGGCCACGAGTATTCTGGAAGAAGTTACAGCCAATACGCAAAGCCATGTGGCGGCGGTGTACCTGCAGGGCGAGGACAATCAGCTGCATCTTACCGGAAGTTACGCACTGGCAGACGCTACCGCCAGAAAACCGCTCAAAATAGGCGAAGGCATTGCCGGAGAAGCCTTCCGTTCTGAAAAACAAATCATTGTAAAGGATATTCCGGATGATGCCGTAACCATCAGTTTCGCCACCGGCAGTACGAAACCCAAAAATATCGTTGCACTCCCCATCACGCGGCACAATTTACCCCTTGGTGTAATCGAACTTGGCTCCATGCACGATTATTCCGCCCGGGAGCTTGAATTTCTCCGTTCTGTTGCCGGAAATATCGGTCTGGCCTTTTACAGTGCCCAGAGCCGGATCAAACTTCAGGAATTGCTGGAGGAAACGCAGGCACAGTCAGAAGAACTGCAGACCCAGCATTCAGAATTGGAAAACATTAATGCAGAACTGGAAGCGCAGTCTCAGAAGTTGTTGGCTTCCGAAGAAGAACTTAGGGTACAGCAGGAAGAACTCATGCAGAGCAACCAGGAACTTGAAGAAAGAACCGGCCTGCTTGAGGAGAAAAACGCGCTTATCGAACAGCGCAATACCGATATTCAGCAGAAATCAATTGAACTCGAACAAAGCACCAAATACAAATCTGAATTTCTGGCGAATATGTCGCACGAACTGCGCACCCCGCTTAATTCTATTTTACTGCTTTCCAAGTTGATGACGGAAAGTGATGACCTCGATGAGCAATATGTAGAATATGCAGAAGTGATGCAGAGCTCCGGTCAGGGACTGCTTATCCTCATCGATGAAATACTGGACCTCTCCAAGATAGAATCCGGCAAAATGACCCTGGAAATCAATGAGGTGCCTTTAGCAGAAATTACGGCGGATATGCAGATGCTGTTTAAGCCTATGGCCAAGGAAAAGAACCTGGCTTTAAACATCGAGACGGATGAAGAGGCTGCCAAAATTTTACACACCGACAAACTGCGTCTGGAGCAGATCCTTAAAAACCTTCTCTCCAATGCCATTAAATTTACCTCTGAAGGAAGCATTACGCTGCACGTTTCCAGTGACGAAAAGAAGGAGAAAGTATATTTCAAAGTCACCGACACGGGAATCGGGATACCGAAGGACAAAATCCGTATGGTTTTTGAAGCCTTCCAGCAGGCAGACGGTTCTACCCAGCGCAAATATGGCGGTACAGGCCTCGGTCTTTCCATCAGCCGCGAACTCGCCCGTCTGCTCGGGGGAGAAATACAGCTGCAGAGTACCGAAGGCCAGGGCAGCGAATTCACGCTTGTGGTACCGACCGATTATCAGGAAGGCGTGGCCTTACCCGCTCAGAATCAGGAAGAAGCAACTCCGTATTTGGTTCAGGAAGCGGAAAAACTGCCGGAACGTTTTGTGACTGACCGAATTCCACAGCAGATTGAAGATGACCGCGATGATATTCAGCAAGGCGACAAAGTCATTCTCATCATTGAAGACGACACTGCTTTTGCTAAAATACTGCTGGACTTTTCAAGAACCAAAAACTACAAAGCCATTGTAGCGGTGCGCGGCGATGCCGGCATCGAAATGGCGCAGCATTTCAAGCCGCTGGCCATTCTGCTTGATATCCAGTTGCCGATTATGGACGGTTGGCAGGTGATGGAAGCCTTAAAATCCAATCCGGAAACCAAGCCGATTCCGGTACACATCATGTCTTCCATGAAATTCAAACAGGAAAGCCTGTTGAGAGGCGCGGTAGATTTCATCAACAAACCCTTTGCCTTGGAGCAGATGCAGGAAATTTTCAGCAAGCTGGAAAACGCGCTGAACCGGTCTCCTAAAAAAGTACTGATTGTAGAGGAAAATGAACAGCATGCCAAAGCCTTAAGCTATTTCCTAAGCGCCAATAATATCACGACCGACATCGCAAACAATGTATCCGACAGCATCGAATCCCTGCACAACCGTGAAATCGACTGTGTCATCCTGGACATGGGCGTGCCCGATAGAAATGCGTATGAAACCCTGGAAACCATTAAGCAAAACAAAGGGCTGGAGCAGCTTCCTATCATTGTATTCACAGGAAAAAATCTCTCTAAAGGGGAAGAAAACCGGATTAAGAAATATGCAGATTCCATTGTCGTAAAAACGGCTTACTCCTATCAGCGGATTCTCGATGAAGCAGGCCTGTTCCTTCATTTGGTAGAAGAAAAGAACAAGCAAAAACACGAAAGAATGTCAGGATTTGGAAATGAAGGCGAACTTCGGAACATCCTGAAAGACAAAACCGTGCTGATTGCCGACGATGACGTGAGAAATATTTTCTCGCTGACCAAGGCCCTCGAAATTCACGGAATGAAAGTCCTGCCTGCAATGGACGGTAAAGAAGCCCTGAAAGTACTGGAAAAAGAGCCTGGCATTGATGTGGTGCTGATGGATATGATGATGCCGGAAATGGACGGCTACGAAACCATCCGCGAAATCAGGTCCAGCGCTCAGTTCAGAAATCTGCCGGTTCTGGCAGTGACCTCGAAAGCCATGATGGGCGACCGCGAAAAATGCATCGCTGTAGGTGCGTCCGACTATATTTCAAAACCTGTGGATATCGATCAGTTGGTTTCTTTACTAAGAGTCTGGCTGTACGACAAAATCTAA
- a CDS encoding urease accessory protein UreD has product MECRLNITAGYKEGKSYIKDLYVGTPFRVVSVGQRKRDNKLYQMIMSTSPGILDGDQYIIGISLEEQSRLQLASQSYQRLFDMENKATQNLTVDIGDHAFFAFVPHPVVPHENSNFESRAKITLGKESSVLISEIITCGRKHYGEVFKLKKFHNLTEVFHEGKLIVKDNVLIEPGRIPIQNIGILEDFTHQGSLIFVSTKKDTDKTELVNHLVEKSKDFPEVEIGISALESGGFVVRALSHGAEVMYNYFLAVQDFLWEEKILTP; this is encoded by the coding sequence ATGGAATGCAGACTGAATATCACCGCCGGATATAAAGAAGGAAAATCCTACATCAAAGATCTTTATGTGGGAACCCCTTTCCGTGTGGTTTCTGTAGGACAACGGAAAAGAGACAACAAACTTTATCAGATGATCATGAGTACGTCACCGGGAATCCTGGACGGCGACCAGTACATTATAGGGATCAGTCTGGAAGAACAAAGCCGCTTGCAGCTGGCTTCGCAGTCGTATCAGCGGCTGTTTGATATGGAAAACAAAGCCACCCAAAATCTGACGGTCGATATTGGGGATCACGCTTTTTTCGCTTTCGTTCCCCACCCGGTAGTTCCGCACGAGAATTCAAATTTTGAAAGCCGGGCAAAAATTACATTGGGAAAAGAAAGCAGCGTATTGATCAGCGAGATTATTACCTGCGGAAGAAAACACTACGGTGAAGTTTTTAAGCTGAAAAAATTCCACAACCTGACCGAGGTTTTCCATGAAGGGAAACTGATCGTAAAAGATAATGTTCTCATAGAACCGGGGCGAATACCCATCCAGAATATAGGCATTCTCGAAGATTTCACCCATCAGGGAAGTTTGATTTTTGTGAGCACCAAAAAAGACACTGATAAAACAGAACTTGTCAATCATCTGGTAGAAAAATCAAAAGACTTTCCCGAAGTGGAAATCGGAATTTCTGCACTGGAAAGCGGCGGATTTGTAGTAAGGGCATTGTCGCACGGTGCCGAAGTGATGTATAATTATTTTCTCGCAGTACAGGATTTCCTGTGGGAAGAAAAGATTTTAACTCCCTAA
- a CDS encoding response regulator gives MKSQKEILIIDDDSKNIFALNAVLNAKKYRCVSALSARQGFQLLSDNKNIGVVLMDMMMPEMDGYEAIGKMKSDEELKKIPVIAITAQAMTGDREKCLEAGADGYLSKPVNVDELLQVLQQLIP, from the coding sequence ATGAAAAGCCAAAAGGAAATTCTTATCATCGACGATGACAGCAAAAACATCTTTGCACTGAACGCCGTTCTGAACGCAAAGAAATACCGGTGTGTTTCCGCACTGAGTGCCAGGCAGGGTTTTCAGCTGCTGTCCGACAATAAAAACATCGGCGTCGTGCTGATGGATATGATGATGCCGGAAATGGACGGTTATGAAGCCATCGGAAAAATGAAAAGCGACGAAGAACTGAAAAAAATTCCGGTAATTGCCATCACAGCACAGGCGATGACAGGAGACCGGGAAAAATGCCTTGAGGCCGGTGCCGACGGCTACCTCTCGAAACCGGTGAACGTTGATGAACTGCTGCAGGTACTCCAACAATTAATCCCATAA
- a CDS encoding CheR family methyltransferase: MKSEQSDENMETLLSDILEIYGYDFTGYSRASLKRRMVRLYELDRFVSFAEYRYKIRTEPGYFKRFLEQVTINVTEMFRDPAFYKTLRTEILPKLGTYPFIRIWVAGCSTGEEAYSVAIFLKELNLLHKSLIYATDINSAVLENAAQAMVPLSKIQLYTENYMAAGGSENFSDYYTANYSLGKLRDDLKSKIIFSTHNLVTDHSFNEFQLILCRNVLIYFDRPLQNTVFELFDNSLEKFGYLALGTKETLDFSTVSKNYERLKSAKIWRKIH; encoded by the coding sequence GTGAAATCCGAACAAAGCGACGAAAACATGGAAACCCTGCTTTCCGATATACTGGAAATATACGGGTACGATTTTACAGGATACTCCAGAGCCTCACTGAAGCGCCGTATGGTAAGACTTTACGAGCTGGACCGGTTTGTAAGTTTTGCAGAATACCGTTATAAAATAAGAACAGAACCGGGGTATTTCAAACGTTTTCTGGAACAGGTGACCATCAATGTCACCGAGATGTTCAGGGATCCTGCTTTCTATAAAACCCTCAGAACCGAAATCCTTCCCAAACTCGGTACCTACCCTTTCATCCGGATCTGGGTGGCAGGCTGCAGCACCGGGGAGGAAGCCTACTCTGTTGCCATATTTCTAAAGGAACTGAACCTGCTCCATAAATCGCTGATCTATGCGACCGACATCAACAGTGCCGTTTTAGAAAATGCAGCACAGGCGATGGTTCCGCTGAGCAAAATACAACTGTATACAGAAAATTACATGGCCGCAGGCGGCAGCGAAAATTTTTCAGATTATTACACGGCGAACTATTCGCTCGGGAAACTCCGCGATGACCTGAAATCAAAAATTATTTTTTCCACCCACAATCTGGTGACGGACCATTCTTTCAATGAATTCCAACTTATTCTGTGCCGCAACGTTCTCATTTATTTTGACAGACCGCTGCAGAACACGGTTTTCGAGCTCTTTGACAACAGCCTTGAAAAATTCGGTTATCTGGCTCTCGGCACCAAGGAAACACTTGACTTCTCCACTGTATCGAAGAATTATGAAAGGCTGAAATCTGCCAAAATATGGCGCAAAATACATTAA
- a CDS encoding OmpA family protein codes for MRLNLTSLAVAVILPTAVFAQDSIKSSTGSYPNSYTSGSANVSPFTQESKRFNDWAISAGAGIPLMHSADLNSLKEFGAGQNLIGWSGYLSVDKAISHAFGLKLQYDKGETRQGAVNTKDHVASPNGDAGRTQYDAISILGDLNFSNLLRRVDNKSPYRWALHGYAGVGTLAYRAYRQNAGASYNQQLVTEIKPFKAGSIFGQGGAGLKYRASRSLDLEARGMYVYTGDDTFDGARTKGGSNSDNFINLTLGATLNLGKHESHVFWHDPLQEMYYRADVLAAKSQDIEVCKSGDADNDGVCDDWDRQLDTPQGARVDGAGVALDVDLDGVIDLYDKCVTVPGPVENNGCPTNSTSVVGDNTRVLEGIEFDFNSDRILPSNTPILNNAANYINSSAGAYNVIGGADTTGTAVYNQRLSERRANTVKNYLIQNGVSSGKIDAIGRGETNLKYPECNPASKCPEWKNRANRRVYFEAK; via the coding sequence ATGAGATTAAATTTAACAAGTTTGGCAGTAGCGGTAATTTTACCTACAGCCGTATTTGCACAGGATTCGATAAAGAGTTCTACAGGTAGTTATCCCAATTCGTATACCTCCGGGTCTGCAAATGTTTCACCTTTTACTCAGGAATCAAAGAGATTCAATGACTGGGCTATCTCAGCGGGGGCAGGTATTCCATTGATGCATTCAGCCGATTTAAACTCCCTTAAAGAGTTTGGAGCAGGTCAAAACCTTATCGGATGGTCTGGTTATCTGAGTGTAGATAAAGCGATTTCGCATGCTTTCGGTCTTAAGTTACAGTACGACAAAGGAGAAACAAGACAGGGAGCTGTAAATACCAAAGACCATGTAGCTTCTCCCAATGGTGATGCTGGAAGAACACAGTATGATGCCATTTCAATTTTAGGTGATTTGAACTTTTCAAACCTTTTGAGAAGAGTTGATAACAAGTCTCCGTACAGATGGGCTTTGCACGGGTATGCAGGTGTAGGAACTTTAGCTTACAGAGCGTACAGACAAAACGCAGGAGCTTCTTATAACCAACAGTTGGTTACCGAAATCAAACCATTTAAAGCAGGCAGTATATTCGGCCAGGGTGGTGCCGGTTTAAAATACCGTGCTTCCCGTTCACTGGATCTTGAAGCAAGAGGAATGTATGTCTATACAGGAGACGACACTTTCGACGGTGCACGCACCAAAGGTGGTAGTAATTCTGATAATTTCATTAACCTTACTTTAGGGGCGACCTTGAATTTGGGCAAACACGAATCCCATGTATTCTGGCATGATCCATTACAGGAAATGTATTACAGAGCGGATGTTTTGGCTGCAAAAAGCCAGGATATCGAAGTTTGTAAATCAGGTGATGCTGACAATGACGGAGTTTGTGATGACTGGGACAGACAGTTAGATACTCCTCAGGGAGCAAGAGTTGATGGTGCCGGTGTTGCTTTAGATGTTGATTTAGACGGCGTTATTGATTTGTATGACAAGTGTGTTACCGTTCCTGGACCTGTTGAAAACAACGGTTGCCCTACGAATTCCACTTCTGTAGTGGGAGATAACACCAGAGTATTGGAAGGAATTGAATTCGATTTTAATTCTGACAGGATTTTGCCTTCAAATACCCCAATCCTTAACAATGCGGCTAACTATATTAATTCCTCTGCAGGAGCATACAATGTGATTGGTGGAGCGGATACTACAGGAACAGCTGTTTATAATCAGAGACTTTCTGAAAGAAGAGCGAATACCGTAAAAAATTATTTAATCCAAAATGGCGTAAGTTCAGGTAAAATCGACGCGATAGGAAGAGGTGAAACCAACCTTAAATATCCGGAATGTAACCCAGCGAGCAAATGTCCGGAATGGAAAAACAGAGCGAACAGAAGAGTTTATTTTGAAGCAAAATAA
- a CDS encoding hybrid sensor histidine kinase/response regulator, which produces MILIVDDAPENIISLKKVLEKNGFEVDTASSGEEALKKILKKSYVLIILDVQMPGMDGFEVAETISGYSRAKETAIIFLSAASANLNLITRGYSSGGLDYISKPVDMNILLLKVKTFYRIYEQSRALNEMQKTLREEIEFRKEAERKKDEFISIASHELKTPMTSIKGYIQLLERSLDKNDIETIRTRLHKVQNQVEKLNLLIADLLDISKIESGKLKFNKKYFCFDHLFGHITEIMQQSNPQIKIIKKGHDVGNVYGDEMRIEQVMVNFITNAIKYSPDTEEIHLSAMMQGDDVYFSVRDFGIGMSEEHQQKIFDKFYRIEETSERFQGLGIGLYICREIIERHQGTVGVHSKPGEGSEFYFTIPANPEGKNQ; this is translated from the coding sequence ATGATCCTGATTGTAGATGATGCTCCCGAAAATATAATCTCCTTAAAAAAAGTACTCGAAAAAAACGGTTTTGAGGTGGATACCGCATCATCCGGCGAAGAGGCCCTGAAAAAGATCCTTAAAAAATCGTATGTCCTGATTATTCTTGACGTTCAGATGCCTGGAATGGACGGTTTTGAAGTGGCCGAAACCATCTCCGGTTACAGCAGAGCCAAAGAAACCGCCATCATCTTTCTTTCCGCCGCCAGCGCCAATCTCAACCTCATCACCCGCGGCTATTCTTCCGGCGGGCTCGATTATATCAGCAAACCGGTTGATATGAATATTTTATTACTCAAGGTGAAAACATTTTACCGGATCTATGAGCAAAGCCGTGCGCTGAACGAAATGCAGAAAACGCTGCGCGAAGAAATTGAGTTCAGAAAAGAGGCAGAACGCAAAAAAGATGAGTTTATTAGCATTGCCAGCCACGAACTGAAAACGCCCATGACCAGCATCAAGGGATACATACAGCTTTTGGAACGGAGTTTGGATAAAAACGACATCGAAACAATAAGAACCCGGCTTCATAAAGTACAGAACCAGGTTGAAAAATTAAACCTGCTCATTGCAGACCTGCTGGATATTTCAAAAATTGAAAGCGGAAAGCTAAAGTTTAACAAAAAATATTTTTGCTTCGACCATCTGTTTGGCCATATTACTGAAATCATGCAGCAGTCCAATCCTCAGATCAAAATCATAAAGAAAGGACATGACGTAGGAAATGTGTACGGTGATGAAATGCGCATCGAACAGGTAATGGTGAATTTCATTACCAATGCGATTAAATATTCGCCCGATACCGAGGAAATCCACCTCAGCGCCATGATGCAGGGGGATGATGTTTACTTCTCGGTGCGGGATTTTGGCATTGGGATGTCAGAGGAGCATCAGCAGAAAATCTTCGATAAATTTTACCGGATCGAGGAAACCTCAGAACGGTTCCAGGGACTGGGAATCGGGCTTTACATCTGCCGGGAAATCATAGAAAGACATCAAGGAACCGTGGGCGTCCACAGTAAACCCGGGGAAGGATCGGAATTCTACTTCACTATACCGGCAAATCCTGAAGGAAAAAACCAATAA